From one Desulfurobacterium thermolithotrophum DSM 11699 genomic stretch:
- the selB gene encoding selenocysteine-specific translation elongation factor — protein sequence MATDNKKFLIVGTAGHIDHGKTSLIKALTGIDTDRWEEEKKRGMTIDLGFANLQLPSGIFVGIVDVPGHEKFIKNMLAGAHGIDFVLFVIAADEGIMPQTEEHLTVCQMLGTKKGIIVLTKKDLVDEEWLELVKEELKEYFEGTFLENAPIVPVSSKTGEGIDKLISEIDKLARETSPKIKKGILRLPVDRSFTVKGFGTVITGTLISGKVSVGDNVEILPQKKQVKVRGVQVHGKSVSEAFAGQRTALNLSDVSKEEVERGNVIATPSFLRPTDKVDVELILSKNADVIIQSGHKVHFHHLTKDVEGEVYLIDKEELLPGDKCFAQIRLKEEIIPVFEDRFVIRNYSPARVIGGGEILNPLPERKFRKRFKKEWLEDLKIFKGKEKEKILCYYVEKFPGKFSKKDFVQLINLSPDEVEKLIEDVISKKSLLSFGGKLYSTKYVEELKEKVTSTIEKYHREYPISEGMNKESLRTSLKIPTELLSQVIKELVEMKKFEDAEGIVKISGFVPKAEGTRFEKIIEKVENTLKSFNFAPPDLKELLSNLSIQEEDLNLVVNYLVNRKNYEKIGDFLYHPESMKKIREILKNHFMKKESLSVGEFKDYLGISRKYAIPLLEYFDRTGELVRKGNERIKGNLK from the coding sequence ATGGCTACAGATAACAAAAAGTTTCTAATCGTAGGAACAGCAGGGCACATAGATCACGGAAAAACCTCTCTTATAAAGGCACTTACTGGTATAGATACTGATCGCTGGGAAGAAGAGAAAAAAAGAGGAATGACTATAGATTTAGGATTTGCAAATCTTCAACTTCCAAGTGGAATTTTTGTGGGGATTGTTGATGTTCCTGGACATGAAAAGTTCATAAAAAATATGCTTGCTGGAGCTCACGGTATAGATTTCGTTCTCTTCGTAATTGCGGCAGATGAAGGAATTATGCCGCAAACAGAAGAACATCTTACTGTATGTCAAATGCTTGGAACAAAGAAAGGAATTATTGTCCTTACAAAGAAGGACTTGGTTGATGAGGAATGGTTGGAGCTTGTAAAAGAAGAGCTTAAAGAATATTTTGAAGGAACTTTTTTGGAAAATGCACCTATTGTCCCCGTTTCTTCAAAAACTGGAGAAGGAATAGACAAACTTATTTCAGAAATTGACAAATTAGCTAGGGAAACTTCTCCTAAGATTAAAAAAGGTATTTTAAGACTTCCAGTTGATAGATCTTTCACTGTAAAAGGTTTTGGAACTGTTATAACTGGAACTCTCATATCAGGAAAAGTTTCTGTTGGAGATAACGTTGAAATACTTCCACAAAAAAAACAAGTAAAAGTTAGAGGTGTTCAAGTTCACGGTAAAAGCGTAAGTGAAGCTTTTGCAGGACAGAGAACAGCCCTTAATCTTTCTGACGTTTCAAAGGAAGAGGTCGAAAGAGGAAATGTAATAGCTACTCCATCTTTTTTAAGACCAACCGATAAAGTGGATGTAGAGTTAATTCTTTCAAAAAATGCAGATGTGATTATTCAGTCAGGGCATAAAGTTCACTTTCATCATCTTACAAAAGACGTAGAGGGAGAAGTTTATTTAATAGATAAAGAAGAACTTCTTCCAGGCGATAAATGTTTTGCACAGATAAGATTAAAAGAAGAAATCATTCCTGTTTTTGAGGATAGATTTGTCATCAGAAACTATTCTCCAGCAAGAGTTATTGGTGGAGGAGAAATTCTTAATCCTCTCCCTGAAAGAAAATTTAGAAAAAGATTTAAGAAAGAATGGCTTGAAGATCTAAAAATTTTCAAAGGAAAAGAAAAAGAGAAAATCCTTTGCTATTATGTTGAAAAGTTTCCAGGTAAATTTTCTAAAAAAGATTTTGTTCAGTTAATAAACCTTTCTCCAGATGAAGTTGAGAAACTTATTGAGGATGTGATTTCAAAGAAAAGCTTGTTGTCTTTCGGAGGTAAGCTTTATTCAACAAAGTATGTTGAGGAATTAAAAGAGAAAGTTACATCCACTATCGAAAAATACCACAGAGAATATCCAATTTCAGAAGGAATGAATAAGGAGTCCTTAAGAACGAGCTTGAAAATTCCTACTGAGTTACTTTCACAGGTTATCAAAGAACTTGTAGAAATGAAAAAATTTGAAGATGCTGAAGGAATTGTAAAAATTTCAGGTTTTGTTCCTAAAGCAGAAGGAACTCGTTTTGAGAAAATCATAGAAAAGGTAGAAAATACACTTAAATCCTTTAATTTTGCTCCACCTGATTTAAAGGAATTGCTTTCAAACTTATCTATACAGGAGGAAGATTTAAACCTCGTAGTAAACTACCTTGTAAACAGGAAAAATTATGAAAAGATAGGTGATTTCCTCTATCATCCAGAAAGCATGAAGAAAATAAGGGAAATACTCAAAAACCACTTTATGAAGAAGGAAAGTTTAAGTGTTGGAGAGTTTAAAGATTATTTAGGTATTTCAAGAAAGTATGCTATTCCTCTCTTAGAGTATTTTGATAGAACTGGTGAGCTTGTAAGAAAAGGAAACGAAAGGATTAAAGGGAATTTAAAGTAG
- the rny gene encoding ribonuclease Y, translating to MELILVAILAILTGLTVGYIVGTKKSHIETEKIEKKIKEEAKEDAQKILEKAKEEASELKEKAENLLREAKEKFEEMKKEAFLRAKEEILKEKEKLEEELKEKKRELSELEKRLLRREEYLDKRESTLDKRENNLDRRADFLDKLEKELEEKKAEVERLEAELLEKDMKITQLIEEELRKLEEIAGMSQEEAQEELMRRMEEEIRKDLAIRYKQIEEEFEQTVEKKAKRILATTIQRLATDQVAETTIAVVDLPNNEMKGRIIGREGRNIRAFELATGVDLIIDDTPEAVTISSFDPIRREVARIALERLVADGRIHPARIEEVVEKVREEIDQEILNAADEVLFELGIDNVHPELKKLLGKLKYRTSYGQNVLQHVKEVAYLAGMMAAEIGADVQLAKRAGLFHDIGKAVTHEVEGSHALIGADILKKYGEPEAVINAAAAHHGEAEFTTVESVLAAVGDALSAARPGARRESLEAYIRRIEKLESIAESFPGVMKAFAIQAGREVRIMVEPDRITDEEAAFLAHQISKKIEEEVQYPGQIKITVIRETRAVDYAK from the coding sequence ATGGAGCTAATACTTGTTGCGATACTAGCAATTCTTACAGGACTTACTGTTGGTTATATAGTTGGAACAAAGAAAAGTCATATTGAAACTGAAAAGATAGAAAAGAAGATAAAAGAAGAAGCTAAGGAAGACGCACAGAAAATTCTTGAAAAAGCAAAGGAAGAAGCTTCAGAGTTAAAAGAAAAGGCAGAAAACCTTTTAAGGGAAGCTAAGGAAAAGTTTGAAGAGATGAAAAAGGAAGCTTTCCTTCGTGCTAAGGAAGAGATTCTCAAAGAAAAAGAGAAATTAGAAGAAGAACTAAAAGAGAAGAAAAGAGAGCTCTCTGAGTTAGAAAAAAGACTTCTTCGAAGGGAAGAATATTTAGATAAAAGAGAATCAACTCTTGATAAAAGAGAAAATAACCTTGATAGGAGAGCAGACTTTCTTGATAAGTTAGAAAAAGAGTTAGAAGAAAAAAAGGCTGAAGTTGAAAGGCTTGAAGCAGAACTTCTTGAAAAAGATATGAAAATAACGCAGCTCATAGAAGAAGAACTTAGGAAACTCGAAGAAATTGCTGGAATGAGTCAAGAAGAAGCTCAAGAAGAGCTAATGAGGCGTATGGAAGAAGAAATAAGAAAAGATCTTGCTATTCGTTATAAACAAATAGAAGAAGAGTTCGAGCAAACAGTAGAAAAAAAGGCTAAGAGAATACTTGCAACTACTATACAGAGACTTGCTACTGACCAAGTAGCTGAAACAACAATAGCTGTTGTTGATCTTCCAAACAATGAGATGAAAGGAAGAATTATTGGTAGAGAGGGTAGAAACATTAGAGCTTTTGAACTTGCCACAGGAGTGGATCTCATAATTGATGACACTCCTGAAGCTGTTACGATTTCATCTTTTGATCCTATAAGAAGAGAGGTTGCGAGAATTGCTCTTGAAAGATTGGTTGCAGATGGAAGAATTCATCCAGCAAGAATAGAGGAAGTTGTCGAAAAAGTTAGAGAGGAAATAGATCAAGAAATACTAAATGCTGCTGACGAAGTTCTCTTTGAACTTGGAATTGATAATGTCCACCCAGAACTCAAAAAACTTCTTGGAAAACTTAAATACAGAACAAGTTATGGTCAAAATGTCCTTCAACATGTGAAAGAAGTTGCTTATCTTGCAGGTATGATGGCTGCAGAAATAGGAGCTGATGTTCAGCTTGCAAAACGTGCAGGACTTTTCCATGACATAGGGAAAGCAGTAACGCACGAAGTAGAAGGCTCTCATGCTCTTATAGGAGCAGATATTCTTAAGAAATATGGAGAACCAGAAGCAGTAATAAATGCTGCTGCTGCTCATCATGGAGAAGCAGAATTTACAACTGTTGAATCAGTTCTTGCTGCAGTAGGAGATGCTTTAAGTGCCGCAAGACCTGGAGCAAGGAGAGAAAGTTTAGAAGCTTACATTAGAAGAATTGAAAAGCTTGAAAGTATTGCAGAATCTTTCCCTGGTGTGATGAAGGCGTTTGCTATCCAAGCTGGTAGAGAAGTAAGAATAATGGTTGAGCCAGATAGAATTACTGATGAAGAAGCTGCTTTTCTTGCTCATCAGATATCAAAGAAAATAGAGGAAGAAGTTCAATATCCTGGACAAATAAAAATTACTGTAATAAGAGAAACGAGAGCTGTCGATTATGCAAAATAA
- a CDS encoding 5-formyltetrahydrofolate cyclo-ligase, producing MKSLLREEIKKKRLLLPENEVKAKSIKIVKKLWEIIPKEAEIFMFYAPFKKEVDLLPFARKLLSIGKRVVFPRVSEKDIIPLEIFSLKDLSPGYLSILEPPLEYSRVIKKIDVVFVPGIVFDLHCFRIGYGGGFYDRFLAKQKVRTKIGICFDFQIVERVPHDPFDIPMDVVVSEKREIRRNEWS from the coding sequence TTGAAAAGTCTTCTAAGAGAAGAAATAAAGAAAAAACGTCTTTTGTTACCAGAAAATGAAGTCAAAGCGAAAAGTATCAAGATAGTAAAAAAGCTCTGGGAAATTATTCCTAAGGAAGCAGAAATCTTCATGTTTTATGCTCCTTTTAAAAAGGAAGTAGATCTTTTACCATTTGCAAGAAAGCTTCTTTCTATTGGGAAGCGTGTAGTGTTTCCGCGAGTTTCTGAGAAAGACATAATTCCTCTAGAAATTTTTTCTTTAAAGGATTTATCTCCTGGATACCTATCAATTCTCGAGCCTCCCTTAGAGTATTCTCGGGTTATAAAGAAAATTGATGTTGTGTTCGTTCCAGGAATAGTTTTTGATTTACACTGTTTTCGGATAGGGTATGGAGGAGGATTCTACGATAGATTCCTTGCCAAACAGAAGGTAAGAACTAAAATTGGTATTTGCTTTGATTTTCAGATTGTGGAAAGGGTACCTCACGATCCTTTTGACATCCCGATGGATGTTGTAGTTTCAGAAAAAAGAGAGATAAGGAGGAATGAATGGAGCTAA
- a CDS encoding cell division protein ZapA codes for MSLPETVEVVICGRKFNIKTDKDPEYVKSLAQKLESIVEKIRAGNSKVTFDKALIVASFYILDENESLRKRIQDLSTENKKLEEGAKILKKLAP; via the coding sequence GTGAGCTTACCTGAAACTGTAGAAGTTGTTATATGTGGTAGAAAATTTAACATAAAAACAGATAAAGACCCCGAATATGTCAAGTCCCTTGCTCAAAAATTGGAGTCCATAGTTGAGAAGATAAGAGCAGGCAACAGCAAGGTAACTTTTGATAAAGCCTTGATTGTTGCCTCTTTTTACATACTTGATGAAAACGAGTCTTTAAGAAAACGGATTCAAGATCTCAGTACAGAAAATAAGAAACTTGAGGAAGGAGCTAAAATACTTAAGAAATTAGCTCCCTGA
- the pheT gene encoding phenylalanine--tRNA ligase subunit beta, which produces MRITYNWLKEFINIEDLSAQEIANILTDVGIEVDSVRYAAENLEKVVTGKIVEITKHPNADKLKICQVDVGNEVLQIVTGADNVFEGAVVPVALHGSKLPIGVRIKRSKLRGVVSNGMLCSEEELGLTDSSSSGIMILPDNVEIGKDVKEVLSLDDWIIEYEITTNRPDALSILGIARELKAVLNRPVKLPQNDFKEGNFEAKEEASLSVLDSGACLRYDGFILKGIENKPSPLFMQIRLYLVGLRPINAVVDVTNYVMYELGQPLHAFDLEKLSGREIIVRRAKDGETIVTLDGVERKLTQDDLVIADAEKAVAVAGVMGGEESGTSLSTKNIFLESAHFEPMTIRKTSKRLSLSTDSSYRFERGADIEITEFAARRALHLIQKFCGGKVAKGKLSFYPKPYTPKVIVFNPEKSTKILGVNIPPRKSFEILANLGFTVKKEQNYIVVKVPSWRKYDVAREIDLIEEIVRIYGMKNVISTYPLMHTDVNKNLEYDKLNEVKEFLTAFSLNEAINYSFIGEKLYRFFGLSVENLIKISNPLSEEWVYMRDKIFPSLVQNAVLNINRNEKDVFLFEIAKIFENKGEKLPEEHLHLGILLTGKIPEGILSEREVDFYDLKGIVEGLLELLKLEGKFESLDNVEYLHPGQSAKVIVNEKEIGFIGKLHPDVLERLDIKQDVFVGELSLDRLLEFSKEREIFFKQIPKFPPVTRDIAVLVDADMPVGKLEEVIKSSAKYLEKLKLFDLYKGKGIPEGKKSVAFSLVFRSKEKTLSDEEVNKILNGIIKALEKFGATLRA; this is translated from the coding sequence ATGAGGATAACTTATAACTGGTTAAAAGAATTTATAAATATAGAAGATTTATCTGCGCAGGAAATAGCAAATATTCTCACAGATGTTGGAATCGAAGTTGATTCTGTTAGATATGCTGCAGAAAATCTTGAAAAGGTTGTTACAGGAAAGATTGTTGAGATAACCAAACATCCTAATGCAGATAAACTCAAAATCTGTCAAGTTGATGTCGGAAACGAAGTTCTTCAAATAGTTACTGGAGCTGACAACGTTTTTGAAGGAGCTGTTGTTCCCGTTGCTCTCCATGGCTCAAAACTTCCAATTGGAGTGAGAATAAAGAGAAGTAAACTCAGAGGTGTTGTTTCAAATGGAATGTTATGTTCAGAGGAAGAATTAGGGTTAACAGATTCTTCTTCTTCTGGAATAATGATTCTTCCTGATAATGTTGAAATTGGAAAAGATGTTAAAGAAGTCTTGAGTCTAGATGATTGGATAATTGAGTATGAAATAACTACAAATAGACCTGATGCTCTTTCTATTCTTGGAATTGCAAGAGAGCTAAAAGCAGTTCTCAATAGACCCGTTAAATTACCACAAAATGATTTTAAAGAAGGAAACTTTGAAGCAAAAGAAGAAGCATCTTTATCAGTTCTTGATAGTGGGGCATGTCTAAGATACGATGGATTTATTCTTAAAGGAATAGAGAACAAGCCGTCTCCTTTGTTTATGCAAATAAGACTTTATCTTGTAGGTTTAAGACCAATAAATGCAGTAGTTGATGTTACTAACTATGTAATGTACGAGTTAGGACAACCTCTTCATGCTTTTGATCTTGAAAAACTTTCCGGAAGAGAAATTATCGTAAGAAGAGCTAAGGATGGAGAGACTATAGTAACACTTGATGGAGTTGAAAGAAAACTTACACAAGATGATCTTGTAATAGCAGATGCTGAAAAAGCAGTTGCTGTAGCTGGAGTAATGGGAGGAGAGGAAAGCGGTACTTCTTTGTCTACTAAAAATATTTTCTTAGAATCTGCACACTTTGAGCCAATGACAATAAGGAAAACTTCTAAGAGATTATCTCTTTCTACTGACTCTTCTTATAGATTCGAAAGAGGAGCAGATATTGAAATTACGGAATTTGCAGCAAGAAGAGCTCTTCATCTCATTCAAAAATTCTGTGGTGGTAAAGTGGCTAAAGGAAAACTTTCTTTCTATCCAAAACCTTATACTCCAAAGGTAATTGTTTTTAATCCTGAAAAATCTACTAAAATACTTGGAGTTAATATACCTCCAAGGAAATCTTTTGAAATTCTTGCAAATCTTGGATTTACTGTAAAGAAAGAACAAAATTACATAGTTGTCAAAGTTCCTTCTTGGAGAAAGTACGACGTAGCAAGAGAAATTGATCTGATTGAAGAAATTGTAAGAATCTATGGAATGAAAAATGTTATAAGTACTTATCCTTTAATGCATACAGATGTTAATAAGAACCTTGAATACGATAAGTTAAATGAAGTAAAAGAATTTCTAACTGCTTTTTCTTTGAATGAAGCAATAAACTACAGTTTTATAGGAGAAAAGCTCTATAGATTCTTTGGACTTTCAGTTGAAAATCTTATTAAAATTTCTAACCCACTTTCTGAAGAGTGGGTTTACATGAGAGATAAAATATTTCCAAGCCTTGTTCAGAATGCTGTTTTAAACATTAATAGAAATGAAAAAGATGTTTTCCTTTTTGAGATTGCAAAGATCTTTGAAAATAAAGGAGAAAAGCTTCCTGAAGAACATCTCCATCTTGGAATTCTTCTTACAGGAAAGATTCCTGAAGGTATACTTAGTGAAAGAGAAGTAGATTTTTATGATTTAAAGGGAATAGTAGAAGGTTTACTTGAACTTCTAAAGCTTGAAGGAAAATTTGAATCTTTAGACAATGTAGAATATCTTCATCCCGGACAGAGTGCAAAAGTCATTGTAAATGAAAAAGAAATTGGTTTTATAGGAAAGCTTCATCCTGATGTTCTTGAAAGATTGGATATAAAACAAGATGTTTTTGTTGGAGAACTTTCCTTGGATAGACTTTTGGAATTTTCTAAGGAAAGAGAAATCTTCTTTAAACAAATTCCAAAATTCCCTCCAGTAACAAGGGATATTGCAGTTTTAGTAGATGCTGACATGCCTGTTGGAAAACTTGAAGAAGTTATAAAAAGTTCTGCTAAGTATCTTGAAAAGTTGAAACTTTTTGACCTTTACAAAGGAAAGGGAATTCCTGAAGGTAAAAAGAGTGTTGCATTTTCATTAGTCTTTAGATCAAAAGAAAAAACCTTGTCAGACGAGGAAGTAAATAAGATATTGAATGGTATAATAAAAGCACTTGAAAAATTTGGAGCTACACTTAGGGCATAA
- the pheS gene encoding phenylalanine--tRNA ligase subunit alpha, whose protein sequence is MAISKINDVKKEILKKIEEVSSLEELEKLRVEFIGRKGKVTELLKSIPTLPPEERKEFGKACNILKGEIESLIKEKQSYFKEIEKKKKLEKEKIDVTLPGRRKPLGSLHVVTKTLKEIVSIFTKMGFSVAEGPEIETDFYNFEALNIPKGHPAREMQDTFYISEDVVLRTHTSPVQIRVMEKHQPPIQIIAPGKVYRKDADVTHTPMFHQVEGLMVDQKVTFADLKGVLELFLKEIFGSSTKVRFRPSYFPFTEPSAEVDIGCVICGGSGCKVCKGTGWLEILGCGMVDPAVFKAVDINPDIYQGFAFGMGVERIAMLKYGIDDLRLFFENDLRFLRQFRGM, encoded by the coding sequence ATGGCAATCTCAAAGATTAATGATGTGAAAAAGGAAATTTTAAAGAAAATTGAAGAAGTTTCTTCTTTAGAAGAACTTGAGAAGTTGAGAGTAGAGTTTATAGGTAGAAAGGGAAAGGTAACAGAACTTTTAAAATCTATACCTACACTTCCACCTGAGGAAAGAAAGGAATTTGGAAAAGCGTGTAACATCCTAAAAGGAGAAATAGAATCTCTTATAAAAGAAAAGCAAAGCTATTTCAAGGAGATTGAAAAAAAGAAAAAGTTAGAAAAAGAAAAGATTGACGTTACCTTACCAGGAAGAAGAAAGCCTCTTGGCTCTTTACATGTAGTAACAAAGACATTGAAAGAAATAGTTAGTATTTTCACTAAAATGGGATTTTCGGTTGCAGAGGGTCCTGAAATAGAAACAGATTTTTACAACTTTGAAGCTTTAAATATTCCAAAGGGACATCCCGCAAGAGAGATGCAGGATACGTTTTACATTTCAGAAGACGTTGTTCTTAGAACTCATACCTCTCCTGTTCAAATAAGAGTAATGGAAAAACACCAACCTCCAATTCAAATAATTGCTCCTGGTAAGGTTTATAGGAAAGATGCCGATGTTACTCACACACCAATGTTTCACCAAGTTGAAGGTTTAATGGTTGACCAAAAGGTAACTTTTGCTGACCTAAAAGGAGTTTTAGAGCTTTTCTTAAAAGAAATTTTTGGTTCGAGCACTAAAGTTCGATTTAGACCGTCATACTTTCCATTTACAGAGCCAAGTGCTGAAGTTGATATTGGCTGCGTAATATGTGGTGGCAGCGGGTGCAAAGTTTGTAAGGGAACAGGATGGCTTGAAATCTTAGGATGCGGAATGGTTGATCCAGCAGTTTTTAAAGCAGTTGACATAAATCCTGATATTTATCAGGGGTTTGCCTTTGGTATGGGAGTAGAGAGAATAGCAATGCTCAAGTATGGAATTGATGACTTAAGACTCTTTTTCGAAAATGATCTTAGATTCTTAAGACAGTTTAGAGGTATGTAA
- the tnpB gene encoding IS200/IS605 family element RNA-guided endonuclease TnpB, translated as MLYVYRFRLYPKKGQVEFLNRQIGHCRFVYNKLLEIAKESYEKEGKKWNYYEYKRLLPKLKEEFPFLKEANSQSLQEAVKWLDRAFKNFFKGLAKSPRFKSKKRVNSVSIPQHFRIEGDKIKIPKLKTPIKFKKHREIEGKIKSISITKLPSGKFYLNVLVDREIEPLPETDKVVAIDVGLKSFCTLSTGEKIENLRHLLKTEKRLKKLQRKLSGKIKGSNKYLKLQKKIAKLHEKITNQRNDFLHKLSKRIVGDNQVVIVEDLNVKGLLQNGNLSKHIADASWRKFITYLEYKAKLYGRKLIKVNPFYPSSKLCSVCGYKNENLKLSDRRWVCPNCGTEHDRDYNAALNLLREGLKLLKGSLTLRAVGVERPELMPVESASALVEAGSSSFQ; from the coding sequence ATGCTCTACGTTTACAGGTTCAGACTTTACCCTAAGAAAGGACAAGTAGAGTTTTTAAACCGTCAAATAGGTCATTGCAGGTTTGTTTACAACAAGCTTCTTGAAATAGCTAAAGAGTCTTATGAAAAAGAAGGAAAAAAGTGGAACTACTATGAATACAAGAGACTACTGCCAAAACTTAAAGAGGAATTTCCGTTTCTTAAAGAAGCTAACAGTCAATCGCTTCAAGAAGCCGTAAAGTGGCTTGATAGAGCGTTCAAGAACTTCTTTAAAGGACTTGCGAAATCTCCCAGATTCAAGAGTAAAAAGAGAGTAAACAGCGTATCAATTCCTCAGCATTTCCGTATAGAGGGAGACAAAATCAAAATACCAAAACTCAAAACACCGATAAAGTTCAAAAAGCACAGGGAGATAGAAGGAAAAATAAAGAGCATCTCAATAACCAAGTTACCTTCTGGAAAGTTCTACCTTAACGTCCTTGTTGACAGGGAAATAGAACCACTTCCAGAAACAGACAAAGTAGTAGCAATAGACGTAGGACTCAAGTCTTTTTGCACCCTCTCAACGGGAGAGAAGATAGAAAATCTAAGACACCTGTTAAAGACGGAAAAAAGACTTAAAAAGCTCCAGAGGAAGCTATCAGGGAAGATAAAGGGAAGCAACAAATACCTAAAACTGCAAAAGAAGATAGCAAAACTCCACGAAAAGATAACGAACCAGAGGAACGACTTTCTCCATAAGCTAAGCAAAAGGATAGTCGGCGATAACCAAGTCGTGATAGTGGAAGATTTAAACGTCAAAGGGCTACTTCAAAACGGCAACCTTTCAAAGCACATAGCTGACGCAAGCTGGAGGAAGTTCATCACCTATCTGGAGTATAAGGCGAAGCTCTACGGTAGGAAACTCATCAAGGTAAATCCATTCTATCCGTCGTCAAAACTTTGTTCTGTGTGTGGATATAAAAATGAGAATCTCAAGCTGTCTGATAGAAGATGGGTATGTCCTAACTGTGGAACTGAACACGATAGAGATTACAATGCTGCTCTAAACCTGCTAAGAGAAGGACTCAAATTACTCAAGGGGTCGCTCACCTTACGAGCGGTAGGGGTGGAACGCCCCGAACTTATGCCCGTGGAGAGTGCGAGTGCACTCGTTGAAGCGGGAAGCTCCTCATTTCAATGA
- the tnpA gene encoding IS200/IS605 family transposase has translation MSKTNLKSNVKRGRTCVYNCNYHIVFSTKYRRKVLTPKVEEYLKKVIIKTGIEKGFEVAMIEVGEQDHVHIFVSAHPKIAPSYIVKMIKGISARKLFLKFPELKKRLWKGHLWNPSYYIETIGSISEDVIRKYIENQKRK, from the coding sequence ATGAGCAAAACAAATCTGAAATCCAACGTAAAGAGAGGTAGAACCTGCGTATATAACTGCAACTACCACATAGTTTTTTCAACCAAATACAGGAGAAAGGTATTAACTCCAAAGGTAGAGGAATATCTGAAAAAGGTGATTATAAAAACAGGGATAGAGAAAGGCTTTGAAGTAGCTATGATAGAAGTTGGAGAACAAGATCACGTTCACATATTTGTATCTGCACATCCCAAAATAGCACCTTCCTACATAGTGAAGATGATAAAGGGAATAAGTGCGAGAAAGTTGTTTTTGAAATTCCCCGAGCTTAAAAAGAGGTTGTGGAAAGGACACTTGTGGAATCCCTCTTACTACATAGAAACCATAGGCTCAATTTCTGAAGATGTGATACGCAAATACATAGAGAACCAAAAGAGGAAGTAG